GGACGATGAATACAAAGAACAGGATCCGGGCGGCTTCCATCGCCGTGCCTTCCAGTCCCCACATCCCGAGAGCACCCGCCACGAGCGCAATCACCAGACAA
This DNA window, taken from Pirellulales bacterium, encodes the following:
- a CDS encoding DUF1328 domain-containing protein — protein: MVIALVAGALGMWGLEGTAMEAARILFFVFIVLFIVSLVMGRRSPLV